In Actinopolyspora saharensis, the genomic window CCACCGACCAGGCGCCGTTGGGGTCGAGGGTGATCCTCGCCTCGGGAAACCGCTCGGCCAGTGCGCGCACCACCTCCGCTTCCCGCTCGCTCGACAGGACCCCGCCCTTGAGCTTGAAGTCGCGGAAGCCGTAGCGCTGCTTCGCGGCTTCGGCCAGGCGCAGCACCCCGTCCGCGGTGAGGGCCTCCTGGCGGCGCAGCCACATCCAGTCGTCCCCGTCGGCGGGCTCGTCCGCGCTGCGGCGGTACTCCAGCCCGGTTCCGGAGGGGTCTCCGACGAAGAACAGGTATCCCAGCGCGGGCACCCGTTCCCGCTGCACTCCCTCCGCCAGCAGCTCGGCCACCGGGACCCCGAGGTGACGGCCCAGCAGGTCCAGCAGCGCCGCTTCCAGCGCGCTGAGCACGTGCACGGCGATCCGCGAGTCGAAGGTCTGCGCTCCCCTGCCCGCCGCGTCCCGGTGGCCGAAGGAGCTCCGCACCCGCCGCAGGGCGGAGTTGTAGTTCGCCACCGGTGTGTTCAGCACGAACCCGCGACTTTCCTCCAGGGTGGCGCGGATTTCCTCCCCGCCGGGGACCTCGCCGACCCCGAGGTCGCCGGTGGAGCTCTCCAGCACCACCAGGTTGCGGGTGAAGATCGGCCCGTGCGCACCGCTGAGATTGAGCAGCATGCTGTCCTGGCCGGCAACGGGTATCACCCTCATCCCGGTGACCACCGGACCGCGCGCGGCGTCGAACCGACCGTTCATGACAAACCTCCCCGTGATGCGCCCTCCATCGCGAAGAGCGCGACTCGGAACGAAAACCACGGAAACGAATTTTCCGCCGGACTCGGAAGAAAAATCTACGTTCGATCGCGTTTCCGTTCGGGAATTTTCCGGAAATCGGATTCCCGGTCGAGCGAGTACCTCTCCCCGCGGCCCGGTCCGGTGCACGACGGCGAACGCCGAAGTGCACCGCGACCGCGCAGTCACCGGGGCAGCGGGACCGCTTCGGGAATCTCCCCGCCGGACGCGGACGGGCCCCACAGCACCGCTCTCACCTGATCCGGTCAGTCCTTCGCGAGCTCGCCGTCCACCCGTCGCCAAATTCCGTCCGGATTGGACTCGGACACCGCTCCGGGGAGCAGTTCGGCGGGCACGTCCTGGTAGGCGACGGGACGCAGGAACCGCTCGATCGCCGCCGTTCCCACGGAGGTGCTCCGCGGATCCGTCGTGGCCGGGTACGGACCGCCGTGGACCATGGCGTGTCCGACCTCCACTCCGGTCGGCCACCCGTTGAACAGCACCCTTCCCGCGGTCCGTTCCAGCAGGGGCAGCAGTTCCGCCGCCGCCTCGTGGTCCTCCCGGTTCGCGTGCACCGTCGCGGTCAGCTGTCCTTCCAGTGCGCGGGCCACCTCGCGGACCCGCTCCCGGTCCGGGCAGCGGACCACCAGGGAGCACGCGCCGAAGACCTCACGCTGCAGGAACGCCGCGTCGGCGAGGAAGGTCTCGGCGTCGGTCACCAGCAACGCGGGCCTGCAGGTGTTCGGGGCCTCACTCGTCCGCCCCCGCGCAAGCAGGGAGACCCCGTCGCGCTCGGCCAGCTCGGTCACGCCCCGCTCGTACTCGGCCGCGATCGCGGGCGTGAGCATCGTGGTGGGGTCGGTTCCGGCCACGGCGCGCTCCGCCACTTCGAGGAAGGCGGTCATCCCGTCGCCTTCCGCTCCCACCACGAGTCCGGGGTTGGTGCAGAACTGGCCGGAGCCCAGGGTCAGGGAACCGACGAACCGCTCGCCCAGCCCCTCCGCGTCGTCTGCCAACGCCCCCTCGAGCGGGAAAACCGGGTTCACGCTGCTCATCTCCGCGTAGACGGGTACGGGGTGCTCCCGATTCAGCGCGATCGAGCGCAGGGCCATGCCCGCCTTTCGCGATCCGGTGAACCCGACGGCCCGGATCGCGGGGTCGGCGACCAGTTCCCCGCCCAATGCCGGGTCCGCGCCGAACAGCAGCGAGAAGGTGCCCGCGGGCAGTCCGCAGGAGGCCACGGCATCGGTGACGGCCCGGCCGACCAGTTCGGAGGTTCCGGGGTGCGCCTCGTGGCCCTTGACGACCACGGGACAGCCCGCGGCCAGGGCCGAGGCGGTGTCGCCTCCCGCAACCGAGAAGGCCAGCGGGAAGTTGCTCGCCCCGAAGACCGCGACCGGCCCCAGCGCCACTCTGCGCTGGCGGATGTCCGGGCGGGCGGGCAGGTCCTGGCCGGAACGCGCGGGGTCGATGCGGGCTCCGCTGTGGCTGCCCTCCCGGACGACTTCCGCGAACAGCCGCAGCTGCCCGGTGGTGCGGGCGCGTTCACCGGTCACCCGCGCCTTCGGCAGGCCCGTCTCGGCGTGTGCCCGCTCGATGAGCGGTTCGCCGATCGCCTCGATGTTGTCGGCGACCGTTTCCAGGAACACCGCACGGCGCTCCGCGGGAAGAGCGCGGTAGTCCTCGAAGGCCTCCTCGGCGGCCTGGCAGGCCCGACGCACCTCGGCTCCCGCGCCGTCGCCGAACTCGGGAGCCAGCTCCCCTCCCGTGGAGGGGTCCACGGCCCGCAGCCGTTTCCCCTGCCCGCGAACGGCCTCTCCCGCTATCAGCATGCTGCCGGTGGGTTCGCTCACCAAATTCCTCTCGCTTTCCGGTCCCGTTCATCCCGGGGTCTTTGCGCGTGTTCGACCGAACGGCCATCCGCGGCGGCCGAGTCGGAGGCCTCCGGTAGTCAGCCCTCGACCAGTCGGGTCAAGCTGTCCAGTTCCTCCGCGTCGAGGTCCACCAGGGGAGGGCGCACCGGGCCCGCGGGGCGACCGATCGCCTTCATCCCCGCCTTGACGATGCTCACCGCGTAGCCGCGGCGCCGGTCCCTGATCTCGCAGTACGGCAGGACGAAGTCCCTGATCCTGCCGTGGACGGTCTCCGCGTCCCTGTTCCGGACCGCCTCGTAGAAGTCGAGCGCGTAGCGGGGCACGAAGTTGAACATGGCCGAGGAGTAGGTGGTCACGCCCAGCTCCGCGTAGGGCAGCGCGAACATCTCGGCCGTCGGCAGCCCTCCCACGTAGGTGAGCCGGTCACCGATGCGGGCGCGGATCCTGGCCATGGCGTCCACATTGCCCACGCCGTCCTTGAAACCGACCAGGTTGGGGCACTGCTCGACCAGTTCGGCGAGGGTGACGTCGTCCAGCACGCCGTTCGCCCGGTTGTAGACGACCACGCCCAGCTCAGTGGCCGCGCAGACGGTCCGCACGTGAGCGGCCAGTCCCCGCTGGTCGCACTCGGTCAGGTAGGGCGGGAAGAGCAGCACCCCGTCCGCTCCCGTTCGTTCCGCGGAGCGGGCCATCTCAGCCGCCATCTCGGTCCCGTAACCGGCAGGCGCCACCACGGGAAGCTCCGCGGGGGCCGCGGAGACGGCCGCCGCGACCACTCTCTCCACTTCGGAGGGAGTCAGCGAGAAGAACTCCCCGGTGCCTCCCGCCGCGAACAGCCCGGCGGGACCGAAGCTCGCGAGCCAGTCGATGTGCCGGCGGTACTGCGCCTCGTCGAAGCCCAGGTCCGCGCGGAAGTGCGTGACCGGGAACGACAGGAGCCCCGAACCGAGCTGTGCTGCCAGTTGATTCGGCGTACAACGGGTCATGATCGAAAAGTGTTCCCCTCGTGAGTCGCTGAGCCGTGGCGGCCGGACGAGCACCGGATCTCCCGGACGGGATCACCTCGGCGCTGTGCTCGGCATCACCCGGGTGTCGATGGGTTCGACGGTAGGGCCGAGAATCGATGCGCGTCCAACTCCGATTTGGCATCCACTGATACCGGAAGAGCATCGATGTTCACCTTCACGCAATTGAGCAGCTTCATAGCCGTGGCCGACGAACTGCACTTCGGCCGCGCCGCCGAACGGCTCCAGCTGACCCAACCCCCGCTGAGCAGGCACATCCAGCAGCTG contains:
- a CDS encoding aldehyde dehydrogenase family protein, with the translated sequence MLIAGEAVRGQGKRLRAVDPSTGGELAPEFGDGAGAEVRRACQAAEEAFEDYRALPAERRAVFLETVADNIEAIGEPLIERAHAETGLPKARVTGERARTTGQLRLFAEVVREGSHSGARIDPARSGQDLPARPDIRQRRVALGPVAVFGASNFPLAFSVAGGDTASALAAGCPVVVKGHEAHPGTSELVGRAVTDAVASCGLPAGTFSLLFGADPALGGELVADPAIRAVGFTGSRKAGMALRSIALNREHPVPVYAEMSSVNPVFPLEGALADDAEGLGERFVGSLTLGSGQFCTNPGLVVGAEGDGMTAFLEVAERAVAGTDPTTMLTPAIAAEYERGVTELAERDGVSLLARGRTSEAPNTCRPALLVTDAETFLADAAFLQREVFGACSLVVRCPDRERVREVARALEGQLTATVHANREDHEAAAELLPLLERTAGRVLFNGWPTGVEVGHAMVHGGPYPATTDPRSTSVGTAAIERFLRPVAYQDVPAELLPGAVSESNPDGIWRRVDGELAKD
- a CDS encoding enolase C-terminal domain-like protein → MNGRFDAARGPVVTGMRVIPVAGQDSMLLNLSGAHGPIFTRNLVVLESSTGDLGVGEVPGGEEIRATLEESRGFVLNTPVANYNSALRRVRSSFGHRDAAGRGAQTFDSRIAVHVLSALEAALLDLLGRHLGVPVAELLAEGVQRERVPALGYLFFVGDPSGTGLEYRRSADEPADGDDWMWLRRQEALTADGVLRLAEAAKQRYGFRDFKLKGGVLSSEREAEVVRALAERFPEARITLDPNGAWSVEEAIGVCRGLEGVLAYAEDPCGAERGFSGRETMAEFKRATRMSTATNMIATDWRELGHAITAGAVDIPLADPHFWTMSGSARVAQLCHEWGLTWGVHSNNHFDVSLAMVTQVAAAAPGEITAVDTHWIWQDGQRITTAPPSIADGNIALPSSPGLGVELDMDRVQAAHRLYREQAPAHRDDSIAMRRLIPGWSFDPRRPALERD
- the kdgD gene encoding 5-dehydro-4-deoxyglucarate dehydratase, with amino-acid sequence MTRCTPNQLAAQLGSGLLSFPVTHFRADLGFDEAQYRRHIDWLASFGPAGLFAAGGTGEFFSLTPSEVERVVAAAVSAAPAELPVVAPAGYGTEMAAEMARSAERTGADGVLLFPPYLTECDQRGLAAHVRTVCAATELGVVVYNRANGVLDDVTLAELVEQCPNLVGFKDGVGNVDAMARIRARIGDRLTYVGGLPTAEMFALPYAELGVTTYSSAMFNFVPRYALDFYEAVRNRDAETVHGRIRDFVLPYCEIRDRRRGYAVSIVKAGMKAIGRPAGPVRPPLVDLDAEELDSLTRLVEG